One window of Hymenobacter sp. BRD128 genomic DNA carries:
- a CDS encoding ammonium transporter, whose amino-acid sequence MSRKQLLARPSLAVLVVLALLAAFLPHHHPDAAPNSLQTADIAWMLVSTALVLLMTPGLAFFYGGMVNRGNIISTMLQSFISLGVISLLWYVVGFSLAFGDDIGGVIGDPRTFFMFNNVGTAPHPTLGAGLPLVLFAAFQLKFAIITPALISGGFAERIRFWGYLIFICLFSLLIYCPLAHWAWHPQGFLFKWGVLDFAGGTVVHISAGFAALAGALAIGRRRVHLDGHAHTPVNIPFVILGTGLLWFGWFGFNAGSAMGANAQAVQAFVTTHFASAAAMLTWMVLEAARGQRPSAMGAAVGAVVGLVAITPAAGYVAYGPAIAIGILASGVSFGAVILKNRTTLDDTLDVFPCHGVGGIVGMLATSLFAQKGGLFTGGGPTLLYYHLLTLVVVGAFTFGGSWLLYRITNFIVPIRVNAENETHGLDTSQHGETLLAA is encoded by the coding sequence ATGTCCCGTAAACAACTGCTTGCTCGTCCTTCGCTGGCGGTATTGGTAGTGCTGGCTTTATTAGCCGCCTTCCTGCCCCACCACCATCCCGACGCGGCTCCCAACTCTCTGCAAACCGCCGACATCGCCTGGATGCTCGTTTCCACGGCTCTGGTATTGCTTATGACGCCGGGGCTAGCCTTTTTCTATGGTGGCATGGTGAACAGGGGCAATATCATTTCAACTATGCTCCAAAGCTTTATCTCGCTAGGGGTCATCTCGTTGCTGTGGTACGTGGTGGGCTTTTCGCTAGCCTTCGGCGACGATATCGGCGGGGTAATCGGCGACCCGCGCACGTTTTTTATGTTTAATAACGTGGGCACGGCGCCGCACCCCACGCTGGGCGCCGGGCTGCCACTGGTGCTGTTTGCGGCGTTTCAGCTCAAGTTTGCCATTATTACGCCGGCGCTCATCAGCGGCGGCTTTGCCGAGCGCATTCGTTTCTGGGGCTACCTGATTTTTATTTGCCTGTTTAGCCTGCTCATCTACTGCCCGCTGGCCCACTGGGCCTGGCACCCGCAGGGCTTCCTGTTTAAGTGGGGTGTGCTCGACTTTGCGGGCGGCACGGTGGTGCACATTTCGGCGGGCTTTGCGGCGCTGGCGGGCGCGCTAGCCATTGGTCGCCGCCGGGTGCACCTCGACGGCCACGCCCACACGCCGGTCAATATTCCGTTCGTGATTCTCGGCACGGGTCTGCTATGGTTTGGCTGGTTTGGCTTCAATGCCGGCTCGGCGATGGGTGCCAATGCCCAGGCTGTGCAGGCCTTCGTGACCACGCACTTCGCCTCGGCCGCGGCCATGCTAACGTGGATGGTGCTGGAGGCCGCGCGCGGCCAGCGGCCCTCGGCGATGGGCGCGGCGGTGGGCGCCGTGGTAGGGCTGGTGGCTATTACACCGGCGGCGGGCTACGTGGCCTACGGGCCGGCTATTGCCATCGGTATTCTGGCCTCGGGCGTGAGTTTCGGGGCCGTTATTCTGAAAAATCGTACTACTCTGGACGACACGCTCGACGTATTTCCGTGCCACGGCGTGGGCGGCATCGTGGGCATGCTAGCCACTTCGCTTTTTGCGCAGAAGGGTGGCCTTTTCACGGGCGGTGGTCCGACGCTGCTGTATTATCACCTGCTCACGCTGGTTGTGGTGGGGGCCTTCACCTTCGGCGGCTCGTGGCTTCTGTACCGGATTACTAACTTTATCGTGCCCATCCGGGTAAATGCCGAGAACGAAACCCACGGCCTCGACACCAGCCAGCACGGCGAAACCCTGCTGGCCGCCTAA
- a CDS encoding NeuD/PglB/VioB family sugar acetyltransferase has product MVTQLNEAGAAWDLRGFYDDRRPATPTVGGLPYLGTVADLNAVASPLAVAVAVGSSASRAAVVARLTSAQLSFPPLVHPAVALRPAQRVALGAGCLIQRGCILTCDITLGRFVLLNLGCTVGHDAVLEDFCSLMPHANVGGGAHLAAGVYLGTNATVIHQVRVGAQTTVGAGAVVVRDLPAGCTAVGVPAKPIINEQ; this is encoded by the coding sequence TTGGTAACCCAGCTCAACGAGGCTGGTGCCGCCTGGGACCTGCGCGGCTTTTACGACGACCGCCGGCCGGCCACGCCCACCGTGGGTGGCCTCCCCTACCTCGGCACCGTGGCCGACCTAAATGCCGTGGCTAGCCCCCTGGCCGTGGCCGTGGCCGTGGGCAGCAGCGCCAGCCGGGCGGCCGTGGTGGCCCGGCTCACCTCAGCGCAGCTGTCTTTTCCGCCGCTGGTGCACCCCGCAGTGGCGTTGCGACCCGCCCAGCGCGTGGCGCTGGGCGCGGGCTGCCTTATTCAGCGCGGTTGTATCCTCACCTGCGACATCACGCTGGGCCGCTTTGTGCTGCTCAACCTGGGCTGCACGGTGGGCCACGATGCGGTGCTCGAAGACTTTTGCTCGCTCATGCCCCACGCCAACGTGGGCGGCGGCGCGCACCTGGCGGCCGGCGTGTACCTGGGCACCAATGCCACCGTCATTCACCAAGTACGGGTAGGCGCGCAAACCACCGTGGGGGCCGGCGCCGTAGTTGTGCGTGACCTCCCGGCTGGCTGCACCGCCGTGGGCGTGCCGGCCAAGCCAATTATCAATGAGCAATGA